Proteins encoded in a region of the Flavobacterium sp. MDT1-60 genome:
- a CDS encoding 3-deoxy-manno-octulosonate cytidylyltransferase translates to MKTVLIIPARYKSSRFPGKPLIVLNGKTMIQRVWEQCSKAFDPNLIFIATENEKILEHCLENGMQCIMTSDNCLTGTDRVAEAAKKINADYYINVQGDEPVINPNDITKIVELLSKSNGEILNGFCEIDNADDYLSVSVPKVVMRQDNRLLYMSRAPIPGNKNNIFQKGFRQVCIYAFPKEALDVFSKTTEKTPMELEEDIEILRFLEMGYEVKMVKMSKESIPIDNPEDVDKVLKRLNNV, encoded by the coding sequence ATGAAAACTGTACTTATCATACCAGCGAGATATAAATCGTCTAGATTTCCAGGTAAACCACTTATTGTTTTAAATGGTAAAACGATGATTCAAAGAGTTTGGGAACAATGTAGTAAAGCTTTTGATCCTAATTTAATTTTTATAGCTACTGAAAATGAAAAAATCCTAGAACATTGTCTTGAAAATGGAATGCAATGTATTATGACATCTGATAATTGTTTAACTGGTACAGATCGTGTTGCTGAAGCTGCCAAGAAAATAAATGCAGATTATTATATTAATGTTCAAGGTGATGAGCCAGTAATAAATCCAAATGATATAACTAAAATTGTAGAATTATTATCTAAATCAAATGGTGAAATTTTAAATGGCTTTTGCGAAATTGATAATGCAGATGATTATTTGAGCGTCTCAGTTCCAAAAGTAGTTATGAGGCAGGACAATAGATTACTTTATATGTCAAGAGCACCAATACCGGGTAATAAAAATAATATTTTCCAGAAAGGCTTTCGACAAGTATGCATTTATGCATTTCCAAAAGAGGCATTGGATGTATTTAGTAAGACAACAGAAAAAACACCAATGGAATTGGAAGAAGATATTGAAATTTTACGTTTTTTAGAAATGGGTTATGAAGTGAAAATGGTAAAAATGTCTAAAGAATCTATTCCAATAGACAATCCTGAAGATGTTGATAAAGTTCTTAAAAGATTAAATAATGTTTAA
- a CDS encoding HAD family hydrolase, which yields MFNNYKIILWDFDGVIMDSMPVRDKGFEIVLKNYPKDQVSLLMEYHRSNGGLSRYNKFRYFFEEIRKESVNDSDIKLLAEEFSVVMLENLLDSSLLIQDSLNFIKENYLKYNMHIVSGSDGVELRYICETLGLSKYFISINGSPTPKNQLVMNLLIENKYKNEQTCLIGDSFNDLEAATVNDIVFYGYNNELLLAKSKRYIQTFSNI from the coding sequence ATGTTTAATAATTATAAAATTATTCTTTGGGATTTTGATGGAGTAATAATGGATTCCATGCCTGTACGCGATAAAGGTTTTGAAATTGTTTTGAAAAATTATCCGAAGGATCAAGTATCACTTTTAATGGAATATCATAGAAGTAATGGCGGACTCTCCAGATATAATAAATTTAGATATTTTTTTGAAGAGATAAGGAAAGAATCAGTTAACGATTCGGACATCAAATTATTGGCGGAAGAATTTTCAGTCGTAATGCTTGAAAATCTTTTAGATTCCAGTTTATTGATTCAAGATTCATTAAACTTTATTAAAGAGAATTATTTAAAATATAATATGCATATTGTGTCCGGTTCAGATGGAGTTGAATTGAGATATATTTGTGAAACCTTAGGTTTATCTAAATACTTTATTTCTATTAACGGTTCTCCAACTCCTAAGAATCAACTAGTAATGAATTTGTTAATTGAGAATAAATATAAAAATGAGCAAACATGCTTAATAGGCGATTCATTTAATGATTTAGAAGCAGCCACAGTTAATGATATTGTTTTTTATGGATATAATAATGAGTTGTTGCTAGCTAAGTCTAAAAGATACATTCAGACTTTTTCAAATATTTAA
- a CDS encoding sialidase family protein — protein MKKKYFPILSILFVFVFTFCSSDKDAFTEKTPIDLDLTSKPTNYFGQDFTLLPQDNVSNSDLNIEGGILQDQNSNPKYNQTKRTWQGIPSIGKDRWGTLYATWISGGKWEGNDNYITVSLSKDKGKTWKHDKLVIYVNPEDSTRVMDPSLFNDKFGNLYIAWAKHIERKKVVNKQWADAWYSKLKLSETGTIEYSSPRKMASGIMINKPFTSTITDQMIFPIAVWYAGNPILQQPFMYKGDYGTDNLVNFNKVGGITMNVTKQHMIYEHMFVELKDSTYLGMTRAIDGIYYSKAKMEKLGM, from the coding sequence ATGAAAAAGAAATACTTTCCAATTTTATCTATTCTATTTGTTTTTGTTTTTACATTTTGTAGTTCTGATAAAGATGCTTTTACAGAGAAGACACCAATTGATCTTGACTTGACTAGTAAACCAACCAATTATTTTGGACAGGATTTTACATTGCTGCCCCAAGATAATGTCTCGAATTCCGACCTAAATATTGAAGGAGGGATTCTTCAAGATCAAAACTCTAATCCAAAGTATAATCAAACCAAAAGAACCTGGCAGGGTATACCATCTATTGGTAAGGATCGATGGGGAACTTTATATGCTACATGGATAAGTGGAGGAAAATGGGAAGGCAATGATAATTATATAACAGTTTCTTTAAGTAAGGACAAAGGTAAAACTTGGAAACATGATAAATTAGTTATTTATGTTAATCCGGAAGATTCAACAAGAGTGATGGACCCTAGTTTGTTTAATGATAAATTTGGTAATTTATATATAGCTTGGGCAAAGCACATAGAAAGAAAAAAGGTTGTAAATAAACAATGGGCTGATGCTTGGTATTCTAAGTTAAAATTGTCAGAAACAGGCACTATAGAATATAGTTCCCCAAGAAAAATGGCTTCTGGTATCATGATAAACAAACCTTTTACTTCTACAATTACTGATCAGATGATTTTCCCTATAGCTGTTTGGTATGCAGGTAATCCTATTTTGCAGCAGCCTTTTATGTATAAAGGCGATTATGGTACAGATAATTTGGTCAATTTTAATAAAGTTGGGGGAATTACAATGAATGTGACAAAACAACATATGATATATGAACATATGTTTGTAGAATTAAAAGACTCAACCTATTTAGGAATGACGAGAGCAATTGATGGTATATATTATTCAAAAGCAAAGATGGAAAAACTTGGGATGTAG
- a CDS encoding sialidase family protein: protein MLFKSKDGKTWDVGKKFTDLGETNSSRFHLAKLKSGRLILIFNNASTRTNMTIFLSNDDGATWPYKMVIDTDNDVSYPDMIESDPGILNIVYDYARATAGTINFVTIKESDIIVNSKTEVFRTKISSLQ, encoded by the coding sequence ATATTATTCAAAAGCAAAGATGGAAAAACTTGGGATGTAGGAAAAAAATTCACTGATCTTGGTGAAACCAATTCTTCACGATTCCATTTGGCAAAATTAAAATCTGGTCGCTTGATTCTTATTTTTAATAATGCTTCCACTAGAACTAATATGACAATTTTCCTTTCAAATGATGATGGGGCCACTTGGCCATATAAAATGGTTATTGATACAGATAATGATGTTTCTTACCCAGATATGATCGAAAGTGATCCAGGGATATTAAATATCGTATACGATTATGCAAGAGCAACTGCAGGAACCATTAACTTTGTAACAATAAAAGAAAGTGATATTATTGTGAATAGTAAAACTGAAGTTTTTAGAACAAAAATAAGTTCACTTCAATAA
- a CDS encoding lipopolysaccharide biosynthesis protein, translating to MSKYKQLGKNTALVFIGNIGSKMIAFLMLPFYTKWLSVEDYGTSDNALIYVSLLIGIVTLSISESIFIFPKDQDFKVQKRFFTSGLVYSGLLLIITGFVLYGVRGLLLKGNLLKSITDNMGYIYLLVVSLFFQTFLQQFSRSINSIKVYAISGVVLTLLTTILSLILIPEYKLDGFFIAQILSFLISAAYTLVHSKSYQYFSLKELNFEKYGEMAKYSIPLIPNAIMWWLVGSLNRPLMEEYLGMHAIGLFAVSNKFPSLINVLFSVFMVSWQISVIEEYKKENYKEFYNHIFKLVFAFLLLCVMMISVLSKTLTGLVADAKFIESWKYIPILSLSVLFSSISGFVGCNFSATRESRYYFYSSVWGAVIAVVFNLILIPIWGLYGAVTAIVFSHLIMALSRIIYSWKIVKIEKIHLYLLMLVICLAVVLVSSFIQNNFIIIITMFTGFILLGLLMKKDVVLGLQMIKLKLKNNNEFK from the coding sequence ATGAGTAAATATAAACAGTTAGGTAAGAATACAGCTCTGGTTTTTATTGGTAATATTGGAAGTAAGATGATTGCTTTTTTAATGCTACCCTTTTATACAAAATGGTTAAGTGTTGAAGATTACGGTACCTCGGATAATGCTTTAATTTACGTTAGTCTTTTAATTGGAATTGTAACACTTAGTATTTCAGAATCAATTTTTATTTTTCCTAAAGACCAGGACTTTAAAGTACAAAAAAGATTTTTTACTTCAGGATTAGTTTATTCGGGATTATTGCTTATCATAACAGGATTTGTATTATATGGGGTAAGAGGGCTTTTACTTAAAGGAAATCTTCTTAAAAGCATCACGGATAATATGGGTTATATTTATTTACTGGTAGTATCCTTATTTTTTCAGACCTTTTTACAGCAGTTTTCTCGCAGTATAAACAGTATCAAAGTCTATGCAATTTCAGGAGTTGTATTGACACTACTAACGACAATTCTATCTCTTATACTTATTCCTGAATATAAGCTTGATGGGTTTTTTATAGCACAAATACTTTCTTTTTTGATTTCAGCGGCTTATACTTTAGTTCACTCAAAATCTTATCAGTATTTTTCTCTGAAAGAATTAAACTTTGAAAAATATGGAGAAATGGCAAAATATTCCATTCCATTGATTCCAAATGCAATTATGTGGTGGTTAGTAGGTTCTTTAAATAGGCCTCTAATGGAAGAATATTTAGGGATGCATGCAATTGGTCTATTTGCAGTTTCTAATAAATTCCCTTCTCTGATAAATGTTCTTTTTTCGGTTTTCATGGTTTCCTGGCAAATTTCAGTAATTGAAGAGTATAAAAAAGAAAATTATAAAGAATTTTATAATCACATTTTTAAGTTGGTTTTTGCCTTTTTACTTTTGTGTGTTATGATGATAAGTGTATTAAGTAAGACATTGACTGGTTTAGTTGCCGATGCCAAATTTATCGAATCGTGGAAATACATACCTATACTTTCATTATCTGTGTTATTTTCATCAATTTCAGGCTTTGTTGGGTGTAATTTCTCTGCCACAAGGGAAAGTAGATATTATTTTTATTCTAGTGTTTGGGGAGCAGTAATAGCTGTTGTATTTAATTTAATATTAATTCCAATTTGGGGTTTATATGGAGCAGTTACTGCAATTGTATTTTCTCATTTAATTATGGCGCTTTCAAGAATTATATATTCATGGAAAATTGTAAAAATTGAAAAGATTCATCTTTATTTATTGATGCTGGTAATTTGTCTTGCAGTCGTTTTGGTTTCAAGCTTTATTCAAAATAATTTTATAATAATTATTACGATGTTTACCGGTTTTATTTTACTTGGTTTATTGATGAAAAAGGATGTAGTTCTAGGATTACAGATGATTAAATTAAAATTAAAAAATAATAATGAGTTTAAATAG
- a CDS encoding 6-hydroxymethylpterin diphosphokinase MptE-like protein: protein MSIKKQLKPIFFFIVNIFIDNKSILDVRKNRNYLDHIWYTIRFRLAGLGFVFTENEKKIQSFKDKHKGERCFIIGNGPSLNKLDLILVKNEITFGVNGIYLNKEKMGFLPTYYVIEDYLIAEDRRSEINALKVEAKFVPTYLDYCLTKDDNTVNFNGYLNYSDKIFNPNFSNNCLRRIGVGGSVTFMCLQLAYYMGFEEVYMIGFDHNYAKVDKHEAGIIVTKENDENHFVPNYYTKGERWHDPNVERMEKGFSVANEFFLKNNRQVFNATYGGHLEVFKRKDFNEIFK from the coding sequence ATGTCAATAAAAAAACAACTAAAACCAATTTTCTTTTTTATTGTTAACATTTTTATAGACAATAAATCGATATTAGATGTTAGAAAAAATCGCAATTACTTAGATCATATTTGGTATACAATTCGGTTTAGGCTTGCAGGATTAGGTTTTGTTTTTACTGAAAATGAAAAAAAAATACAATCTTTTAAAGACAAACACAAAGGTGAAAGGTGCTTTATTATAGGCAATGGCCCTTCTTTAAATAAACTTGATTTGATATTGGTTAAAAATGAAATAACATTTGGTGTTAATGGGATTTATTTAAATAAAGAAAAAATGGGATTTCTCCCTACTTATTATGTTATAGAAGATTATTTAATTGCAGAAGATCGCCGTTCTGAAATAAATGCTTTGAAAGTTGAGGCAAAATTTGTTCCAACTTATTTGGATTATTGTCTTACGAAAGATGACAACACAGTAAATTTTAATGGATATTTAAATTACTCAGATAAAATTTTTAACCCTAATTTTTCGAACAATTGTTTAAGAAGAATAGGAGTAGGTGGTAGTGTAACCTTTATGTGTTTGCAATTGGCTTATTATATGGGTTTTGAAGAAGTTTATATGATCGGTTTTGATCATAATTATGCTAAAGTGGATAAGCATGAAGCTGGAATCATAGTCACTAAAGAGAATGATGAAAATCACTTTGTGCCAAACTATTACACAAAAGGGGAAAGATGGCATGATCCAAATGTAGAAAGAATGGAAAAAGGTTTTTCAGTAGCTAATGAGTTTTTTCTAAAAAATAACAGACAAGTATTTAATGCAACTTATGGAGGGCATTTGGAGGTTTTTAAGCGAAAAGACTTTAATGAAATTTTTAAATAA
- a CDS encoding EpsG family protein: MDDINTYIFYTFFLLLCLFLSQKIVLKKNFVNKSLEIDFARPSLYVLMLIYSLIIGLRYNVGRDYYGYTEWFKELRHTGRFPVDNDFGFIWLNEFLVHFDFESYALFIVLAFLQILFLLLFLKRIPFLRAWYFYFFFTSLLFFISMNAMRQTLAFLIFAYCLQLFYDKKYYHTLFIAILAFSIHKTVIVPFILLPFLRVEWFKSVKSQLVLLFLSVFVLPAFFTILLDFATPFINLLGYNYYIENLDYMKEITDENKRGEGLAIFLFFFVDLFIILFYEKLKTAFQELYFVKFYNLYFIGLMLSRIFAENFILSRIADYFISFRIIILSFLMFYIFNSSKIQKNKIIKAIAILTCFVMLLFYYKAIYNNAGDIAPFQFIFNHD; encoded by the coding sequence GTGGACGATATTAATACTTATATATTTTACACATTTTTTTTACTATTGTGTTTATTCTTATCACAAAAAATAGTTCTAAAAAAGAATTTTGTAAACAAATCTTTAGAAATTGATTTTGCGAGACCAAGTTTATATGTTTTAATGCTCATATATTCGCTGATTATTGGATTAAGATATAATGTTGGAAGAGATTATTATGGTTATACAGAATGGTTTAAAGAACTTAGACATACTGGTCGTTTCCCTGTTGATAATGATTTTGGTTTTATCTGGCTTAACGAATTTCTGGTACATTTTGATTTTGAAAGTTATGCATTGTTTATTGTTTTAGCATTTTTACAAATTCTATTTCTTCTCTTGTTTCTTAAAAGAATTCCTTTTCTTCGAGCATGGTATTTTTATTTCTTTTTTACTAGTTTGCTTTTTTTTATTAGTATGAACGCTATGAGACAAACTCTTGCATTTTTAATATTTGCATATTGTCTTCAGCTTTTCTATGACAAAAAGTATTATCACACTCTTTTTATAGCAATTTTAGCATTTTCTATTCATAAAACTGTTATAGTTCCTTTTATTTTGCTTCCTTTTTTGAGGGTCGAATGGTTTAAGAGTGTTAAAAGTCAGCTTGTTTTACTTTTTTTATCTGTTTTTGTTCTGCCTGCTTTTTTTACAATTCTTCTCGATTTTGCAACTCCATTTATAAATCTTCTCGGCTATAATTATTATATAGAAAATTTAGACTATATGAAAGAAATTACGGATGAAAACAAGAGAGGTGAAGGTTTGGCTATTTTTTTATTCTTTTTTGTTGACCTGTTTATTATCTTATTTTATGAGAAATTAAAAACAGCTTTTCAAGAACTTTACTTTGTAAAGTTCTACAATCTATATTTTATTGGATTAATGTTATCTAGAATTTTTGCAGAAAATTTTATTTTATCTCGAATTGCTGATTATTTTATTAGTTTCAGAATTATAATTTTATCATTTTTAATGTTTTACATTTTTAATAGTTCAAAAATCCAAAAAAATAAAATTATTAAAGCAATTGCTATATTAACATGTTTTGTAATGCTGTTATTTTATTATAAGGCTATTTATAATAATGCAGGTGATATAGCACCATTTCAATTTATTTTCAATCATGATTAA
- a CDS encoding glycosyltransferase family A protein: protein MIKYSIIICSYNRFQLLEETVISIINVLKDKDYFELLIIDNNSTDCTPTLKQKYGHNKKIKYFLELQQGLSHARNRGLKEAKGEILVYLDDDIELVEDYFEVCDQIFSDESILISGGKVIPYKVDIPKWLPEKYYFLVSVYDLGDHPKFVKYLMGGNFAIRSEIALEIGLYNVELGRNGKILAGGEEIDYQNRATAMGYKMYYHPNQNILHKINEKLNENYVLNYSKELGKSERIIDEAGSGCRVLLKILKCYSAEMLFNLFIRLIREEKKKNYLKIIKKYSEGYLIKL from the coding sequence ATGATTAAATATAGCATTATTATTTGTTCTTATAATAGATTTCAATTATTGGAAGAGACAGTTATTTCGATAATAAATGTTCTCAAAGATAAAGATTACTTTGAGTTACTCATAATAGATAATAATTCTACAGACTGTACTCCAACTCTTAAGCAAAAATATGGTCATAATAAAAAAATTAAATATTTTCTAGAGTTACAACAGGGATTGTCACATGCAAGAAATAGAGGACTAAAGGAGGCAAAAGGTGAAATTTTAGTATATTTAGATGACGATATTGAATTAGTTGAAGATTATTTTGAAGTTTGTGATCAAATATTTTCTGATGAATCTATTTTAATATCAGGTGGTAAAGTAATACCATATAAGGTAGATATACCAAAGTGGCTTCCTGAAAAGTATTATTTTTTGGTAAGTGTTTATGACTTAGGTGATCATCCTAAGTTTGTTAAATATCTTATGGGGGGTAATTTTGCGATAAGAAGTGAAATAGCCTTGGAAATTGGTCTTTATAATGTTGAGTTAGGGCGAAATGGGAAGATACTTGCAGGAGGAGAAGAAATTGATTACCAAAATAGAGCAACTGCGATGGGATATAAAATGTACTATCATCCAAATCAAAACATACTGCATAAAATAAATGAAAAATTGAACGAAAATTATGTTCTAAATTATTCGAAAGAACTTGGTAAATCAGAAAGAATTATAGATGAAGCAGGTTCTGGATGTAGGGTCTTATTAAAGATATTAAAGTGTTATTCTGCAGAGATGTTATTTAATTTGTTTATTAGATTAATAAGGGAGGAAAAGAAAAAAAACTATTTAAAGATTATTAAAAAATATTCTGAGGGATATCTAATTAAATTATAA
- a CDS encoding acyltransferase — MNKCLSDKIKIVSFFSMILVVYLHSYNLLINIGENSRTINKGYNSFIQEFVSKGVTNIAVPFFFVISGYLFFLNVDGYWNEFLLKYKKRISTLLVPYLLWSMFGILFYFTLQSVPISKPFFTKQLISNYSIIELLNVLFLKPIPYQLWFIRDLIILILFSPLIYRLVKLSNYFILLLLSILWLARIDYFLFSNEAFFFFIIGAFISIKSTKLEEKINKSFFFYFLIWLSLVLFKTILNNTALRSDYFLYFLNKISILFGIIAVWSGYDVYFKKREMSEVKIAPIFQYSFFIYVAHEPMLTIYKKVLYVILGQNEMVSFVIYVVAPILTISSSLIIGFFLKKHLSKLYSLLTGNR, encoded by the coding sequence ATGAATAAATGTTTAAGTGATAAAATTAAAATTGTTTCTTTTTTTTCTATGATTTTGGTTGTATATCTTCATTCTTATAATTTACTAATAAATATAGGTGAAAATTCTAGGACTATTAATAAGGGGTATAATTCCTTTATTCAAGAATTTGTTTCTAAGGGAGTAACAAATATTGCCGTTCCCTTTTTTTTTGTCATATCTGGATATTTATTTTTTTTAAATGTAGATGGATATTGGAATGAATTTTTATTAAAGTATAAAAAAAGAATTTCGACACTTTTGGTTCCATATTTATTATGGTCGATGTTTGGCATTTTGTTTTACTTTACTTTACAATCAGTTCCTATTTCAAAACCTTTTTTTACAAAACAACTTATTTCTAATTATTCTATCATAGAATTATTAAATGTGCTTTTTTTAAAACCTATTCCATATCAATTATGGTTTATAAGAGATTTAATTATTTTAATTCTTTTTTCTCCACTCATATATCGGTTGGTAAAATTATCAAACTATTTTATTCTTCTATTACTTTCAATTTTATGGTTAGCTCGTATTGATTATTTTCTTTTCTCTAATGAAGCTTTTTTCTTTTTTATAATTGGAGCTTTTATAAGTATTAAATCAACAAAACTTGAAGAAAAAATTAATAAATCATTTTTTTTTTACTTTCTTATATGGCTATCGTTAGTTTTGTTCAAAACAATTCTAAATAATACCGCTTTAAGATCTGACTATTTTCTATACTTTTTAAATAAAATAAGTATTCTTTTTGGAATTATAGCAGTTTGGTCGGGTTATGATGTTTATTTTAAGAAAAGAGAAATGTCAGAAGTTAAAATTGCCCCCATATTTCAATATTCTTTTTTTATATATGTAGCACATGAGCCTATGCTTACTATCTACAAGAAAGTTTTATATGTAATCCTTGGTCAGAATGAAATGGTATCATTTGTAATTTATGTAGTAGCACCTATTTTAACTATAAGTAGTTCTTTAATTATAGGTTTTTTTTTAAAAAAACATCTGTCAAAGTTGTATTCTTTACTAACAGGAAATCGCTAA
- a CDS encoding glycosyltransferase family 1 protein: MKIGIDAKWYFEGPASGKMVIRNLVNEICKANSKLNFYIILDKKCENLQLDSENTKVKKVYVWNGNNLLSNVFFVPFVAKKYDLDIVLYQTSVSLFGKHKKIAYIHDLIYISHPQYYTFLERIYLKPLKFLTKFSDFVITVSNSEKNRFQNLAFTNKDIKVLHHGYDSLFKVIDGRDDEDNSEIKSRLQLNEKYILYVGRINTRKNIPNLLKAFQSLEDKQIKLILVGKREWKTDDLNSLLDDPSISDRVILTGSVSNEELSIIYSNAYIFCFPSFEEAFGLPPLEAMASGIPVVVSNSSSLPEVCGDAAIYVNASEPNEIAEAITRLLSDTDLYNKYKQLSVERAKAFSWTNTTQNLIDILEKRYVK, from the coding sequence GTGAAAATAGGAATTGATGCAAAATGGTATTTTGAGGGGCCAGCAAGTGGGAAAATGGTTATTCGTAATTTAGTAAATGAAATTTGTAAAGCAAATAGTAAATTAAATTTCTACATAATATTGGATAAGAAATGTGAAAATTTGCAATTAGATTCTGAAAATACGAAAGTAAAAAAAGTGTATGTTTGGAATGGAAATAATTTATTATCAAATGTGTTTTTTGTTCCGTTTGTTGCAAAAAAATATGACTTAGATATTGTGCTTTACCAAACATCAGTATCTCTTTTCGGTAAGCATAAAAAGATTGCTTACATTCATGATTTAATTTATATATCGCACCCTCAATATTATACTTTTTTAGAAAGAATTTATTTAAAACCATTAAAGTTTTTAACTAAATTTTCTGATTTTGTCATCACTGTTTCTAATTCTGAAAAAAATAGATTTCAGAATTTGGCGTTTACCAATAAAGATATTAAGGTATTGCATCATGGTTATGATTCTCTTTTTAAGGTAATTGATGGGCGTGATGATGAGGATAACTCTGAAATAAAGTCCAGATTACAATTAAATGAAAAGTATATACTGTATGTCGGAAGGATAAATACACGTAAAAATATTCCTAATTTGCTTAAGGCATTTCAAAGTTTAGAAGATAAACAAATTAAATTAATTCTTGTTGGTAAACGTGAATGGAAAACGGATGATTTAAATTCATTATTAGATGATCCTTCAATTTCTGATAGGGTAATATTAACAGGATCTGTTTCAAATGAAGAATTATCAATAATATACTCTAATGCTTATATTTTTTGTTTTCCATCATTTGAAGAAGCATTTGGGCTTCCTCCACTTGAAGCTATGGCGTCAGGAATTCCTGTCGTAGTATCTAATTCTTCATCCCTGCCTGAAGTTTGTGGTGATGCGGCTATTTACGTAAATGCTAGTGAGCCAAATGAAATTGCAGAAGCGATTACAAGATTATTGTCTGATACAGACCTTTATAATAAATATAAGCAATTATCAGTTGAACGTGCGAAGGCATTTTCGTGGACAAATACAACTCAAAATTTGATTGATATTTTAGAAAAAAGATATGTTAAGTGA
- a CDS encoding DapH/DapD/GlmU-related protein, which produces MINSIIKKLKKSDNYSVDENLTIMDLSLILKQRIFQVFRGLFVKPFFKKSDGLIFKGKNVKMQHLNKVSCGKNLIIEDNVYINALSKSGIELGSNVTIQRDSILICTGVIRNMGIGIKIGSNVGLNARVYLGGQGGIEIGEDVIIGPDVKIFSENHNFKKTDSIIKDQGETRIGVKIGNDCWIGSGSIILDGVNLGHGSVVAAGSVVTKSFEAFSVIGGVPAKLIKFRESS; this is translated from the coding sequence ATGATAAATAGTATAATTAAGAAGTTAAAAAAATCAGATAATTATTCTGTAGATGAAAATCTTACAATTATGGACTTATCACTGATTTTAAAACAGAGAATATTTCAGGTTTTTCGTGGTTTATTTGTTAAACCTTTTTTTAAAAAAAGCGATGGGCTTATTTTTAAAGGTAAAAATGTTAAAATGCAACACTTAAATAAGGTCTCTTGTGGCAAAAATCTAATCATTGAAGATAACGTGTATATTAATGCACTATCAAAGTCAGGAATTGAGTTGGGATCAAATGTGACAATACAAAGAGATTCTATTCTAATTTGTACAGGAGTTATTAGAAATATGGGAATAGGTATTAAAATTGGAAGCAATGTTGGTTTGAATGCACGAGTTTATCTTGGTGGTCAAGGAGGAATTGAAATTGGAGAGGATGTGATAATTGGACCAGATGTAAAGATATTTAGTGAAAATCATAATTTCAAAAAAACAGATAGTATAATTAAAGACCAAGGAGAAACAAGAATAGGTGTAAAAATTGGAAATGATTGCTGGATTGGATCGGGTTCAATTATTCTTGATGGAGTAAATCTTGGCCATGGTTCTGTTGTTGCAGCAGGTTCTGTAGTGACAAAATCATTTGAAGCATTTTCGGTAATCGGTGGTGTTCCGGCAAAGCTCATTAAATTTAGAGAAAGTTCATGA